Below is a window of Sus scrofa isolate TJ Tabasco breed Duroc chromosome 3, Sscrofa11.1, whole genome shotgun sequence DNA.
CCTAGAATTTTTCCTCCAACTAATTATATCAGATAGCTCCTGAATGGTTATCACTACTTTTTGTTCAGTTTAATCCAGAAATCAGAATCTCCAAAAACAACCCCTCATACCATGTATACCTAATTATCACATatgtacatgtgcatgtgtgcatatatacttacatacatacatgtacccCCACAtacatattacacacacacacacagacatatctTTCCAACTATTGTAAAAGTTTGACTGTTTGGGATTTACATTTGTGGATGTTTTCGTGATCTGCCATAATGTTTTGGGGAGAGACTTTTGTCCTCCTTAAAATGTGCCAGAGAAAGACAGTATGAATTGACCCAAACGGTTTGATTCAACATGAAGAAAGTTTCAGGATAACAACACCAACAAATCCTCCCCTGATGAAGGGGGCAAAGAGAAGCAAAACtgtctataataaaaaatacttggaGAGAATTTGGATAGACAGGATGAGGCAGTTTAAGGAGGACACAATGAGTGTTGTTCTCTTGTAATAAACTGACCCCGTAATACTCTTCTTTATCACAAAATTTGGCTTGAATTATGTTAAGTTTCAAAGTAGCAtgatacatacacaatggaatattactcagccataaaaagaatgaaacagtggcatctgtagcaacatggatggacctagaaattatcatgttaagccaagttagtcagacagtgagacacagatgtcatatgctatcacttatatgtggcaggATACCATCAACTTCTTTGccgaacaaatactgactcagactttgaaaaagctGTGGTTTCCAAAGAACACAGGTTGGGGAGGGTGAggaatggaaatgctgtaaaactggattgtgatgatcagtatacaactataagtgtaataaaatgcattgagtttaaaaaaaagtagcatgGTAGGCCAAAGTATGGAGATGATGGTACTGACTGATAAACTACACAAAGTGTGCTAACAAGCAGTGTAGCATTGTAACCTACTATCATACGcaaatgctaattttattttatatatgtgtagtatatatatatatgtttttgctAACATATACtttgaaattatctttttgttttctaagagCTGAGATTTTAGCTTTCGTGCGGCATTTATagggaaaaatgtgaaaataataaatgttgaggtaaaaattgtatttatctaTTTCCTTTATAACTTAcaattacatggtatttgtcttattttgatttaaaagttTTGGTGCAGGCTGGGCAGAAGGATACTGGGTTCCAGAGTGGATGAAAGGAGAAAGGGGCAGGGGATCCAACAGTTGTACAAGATCACTTTTGCTCTTGACAGGAAAACGACAAGTCAGTAACGTACACTAGGCAAAGGTCTGGATGTTGCAGTGAATTACCACTCCTTAGAGGTCAGTTATACAGAGCTCACGTTTTGAAATGGGGGGAAACTGTTGCCAGAGTCTTAATGGAAAAAATCGAGAGTCCAAACATTagtttctgaaatgaaaaaagcaatATTATGTTGCCCCCTACTGTCTATTCTTATTTcttcagttcatttttttaaaagaaattaacactTGTTTTTGCATATAAAACTAACCTATGGTCATGgtagaaaatttcaaaagtttataaagatgagaaagtaaagtagtctttttaacaaataaaaggcattcaattGTAAAGCAGACAAAGAGCTTAGAGTTACTACTTATGTAGTCATTTCTTATTTGGCATAGTCTAAATTTCTAGCTagtaaaaatttagagaaaaaggaGATACGTCGACACACCCATTATAATAGCTAGAGTGGGAACGGACACGTGTTGGTGGAGCTATGGCGCAGCTGAAACCCTCACATAgtgttggtggaaatgcaaagTAGGACGCCCACTCTGGAAAAGGTGCGTTTTAAAggttctctatatattctggaaatatatatgtacagTGTGTGTAggcaatttataaaattaaattaatattacttGGGGGGAGTATgctattttattaacatttaaatttaaccATCAATGAGCTCAAATATATGCTGGCCATATGTTCAGGTTTTTGAAATAGCAGCTGTAAGGGTGCAGTGTGTTAACACTGCATAATATATTAACAGTCAGAGAAAATCTGGGGGGTGTTGCGACTGTCTACCTTATACACTTAGTAGCACAAGGGTATGACAAGCCCTGCAAGTGGAGGAAAACCTCAGGGGTTCTCGGCTGCTGACAGAATCtccccttgacttcagacttAGGACAAACTGGGGAGTCTGTCAGTATACAAAACCACTGACTTTAAgacagactaggagttcccatcttggcgcagtggaaataaatccgactgggaaccataaggttgcaggttcaatccctgggtctcgctcagtggggctaaggatccagcattgctgtgaactatggtgtaggtcagcagctgtagctccaattcaacccctagcaagAGCCAATTCAGATTGTGGGGGCCAGTCTGAAGTGAGCATGGTcggctggaggctggaagtgtTGCAGCTCAAGTCCAGGATCTGCAGATTAGAGCAGCAGGCTAGAGACAGAATGGTTAGTGCATTCTTCTCAAATTGCTTGTTCCGAAACAAGTTCCCAAGACACTTTTCCCAAACAGAGtattaattgttatttatttttactgcccCAGTCAGTGACAGGGAGTCTTTACTGAGGCTCCACAGCCATGGGGCTCAGGCAGGAGGCTGCCCTGTGGGGGAAGGAAGAGCCCATGGAGAAGGCTTATTCAACTACTTGGGGTACaggttgtggtggtggttacattTCTTGAGGCAGATGGGGTTGCAGGTGAACACGACACTCTCAGCAGGTCATCTTGTAGCTGTATTTTGGGGTGAGCTGGCTGAGGGAAGTCTTGATGCTGCCACCCTGCAGGCAAAGCCCCAAGTGCAGGTGGACTGTGTGGAAGACAGGCGAGAGTCAGAGAGGGACAGCAGCTGAGCCGGGTTCCAGCACCTCAGTCGCTGGGCAGGGCCCTCTAGTGTCCTGTAGATCAGAGCTTCTCAGGTGTGATGGAGACACCACGTCAGAATCCCTTGGATGGACACACCAGACCAAACCTGCTCCACAGAACCTCCATGTTTACATTCCTcatccttatcagatatgtgatttgcaaatattttctctcattctctgggTTATTTGTTGATAGTCTTTTGCTGcacaaaaggttttaattttcataaagtccagtttgtctatttttcctttcactgCCTGTCCTTTGGTGTCATACCCAAGAAAACATTGCCAAATTCAGTGTCATGAAGACtttgctttatgttttcttctgagaacttaaaatttttagctcttacatttaggtctttaatccaccttggttaattttttaatgtggcaTTTAGGTCCATCTTCACTCTTTCCAATAAATGGTTTTttcagcaccatttactgaaaagactgtctttatgCAaatccacactgttttgattactgttgctttgaTAAGTTTTTAATTCAGTGTGAGTCccaaactttattctttttcaagatagtgacaccatgggatccttaaccccctaggtcaccagggaattcctcaagactgttttggctatttggaatcCATCCCTTGGAATTTCTTATGAATTTTAGgatagatttttatatttctgtaaaaataccattgggattttgataggcattccattgaatctgtaaattgctttagTATGAACAAGGGATGTCTATTTATggctttaatttccttcatcaacAATTTGCAGTTTCATTATACAAGTCCTTCTCTCCTTGGttaattcctatgtattttattttttaaggtaattttattttatttattattaatattatttttgccttttagggctgcatccatggcatatggagggtcccaggctaggaactaatcagagctacagctgccagcctacaccacagccacagcaacgcagtatccgagctgcatctgcgactgcatctgcgacctacaccacagctcaaaccaacgctggatccttaacccactgagcgaggccagggatcgaacccacaacctcatggttcctagtcggattcgttctgctgagccactacgggaactcctaaacagttcAGTCAATTCCTATACTATTCTGGAGGTTTTAAAAGGTTGAGAAATTTGCAGTCTACGGCCTTGGAGTTAATAAAAGGTTGAGTCTGAAATAAGACTCACGACTATGGGACACTAAGCTCCTGGAATTTCAACACAAAATGTCTCAATGTAATCCAGCCGACTGAAAATACCGTCTAGAGGGCGGACGCAGAACCAGAAAAGTGCTGCGATAACAGTAACTCCACGGGCCGTTTAGCCATTCGTAAAACAAACCAAGGTCTTTTACGCTCCCAGCACGATCAGCCACTGCACCCCGCATCCTCCACCATTCGCTGTAACAACGGGCAAAGCTTCTTGCAACTTCTGACCACGGTCTTAGAAACCAGTCTGGAGCTGCCGATCTACTGCTTCTCTGGAAACGAGGCCAGCGGAAGCACCACTCATCAACAAAACCGCACTTTACAGAAGTGTCTCTGTCCGCACAAGTTTTAAAGTTTCTGAGCCCTCCGGGGGCGGTGTCACTGATCTCGCGAGAAGACGGGTCCGCGGAAGGTACAAACTTCCCCCCTGCTTGCTCCGAGGTTTTGCCTACGCGATAAATTCCGGGGTGGGGGAGTGGCCTTGTGGTGCTGCCTCTAGTCGCTCAGAAATCACCCTCAGTTCTACAAGGAAAGCTAGGTCTCCGACTACTATGGAAGGGCAGCAAGGGCAAGAAAGCCCCGTAACCCTCGCACGTGCCCAGGTCATTTCAAGAAAGGCGAATATGCGGAGGCCGAAGCACTGTACTCCGCTTACATTCGCCAGTGCGCCTGTGCGGGCTCCGAGGGAGCGGCGCCCTGGAGGTAAATATCGCGAGATGTGGGGGTGCGGGGTCTCCGCTAGGTGGGAGTAGCCTGGGTTGTCTGATCTCACCACTCAAGGGTACCTCGGGCATTCGTTTAGTTTCCCGAAGGGCGGTGAAGGGAGTATCCTGGCCCGCGGCCCCTCGCGTTCCTCTGGGACACCCACCGGGGAGTCAGAGCACGGGGGTACCGGCTGCCTTTCAGCTTGAGTGTCTTCATTCCTTGTTACTCTGATCCGGTCTTAGAGCGGATAGCGCTTTTCCAGCTGTCATTTTAACAAGTGGGGTATCTGCGACCTGGTGAGGGCGCGATGCCACGGGTGCCACGCTCGCGCACAAAGTACCGCGACTTCAACCACAGCATCAcagcaggtgttttgtttttcactaatgaaaataaatttagtatGGAAATAGTATAATGGACCTCCAGGTAGCCATCACTGGGCTTAAACATTAGTTCATCCCGGACATAATATTATGCATCCATGGATGTTTCAGGATACATTGTTAGATATTAAGGATTTACAAGGACCTAACCTCGGCATTGGTATCACATATCAAATATCAAATATCCAGCTTTAGAGCTTTCCTGATTGATCCGTAAAATTCTTgctttgttggtttgtttttagctGTTGGTTCCAGTTGGGATGCACATCAAATTCACTGTATAGGGCTCGCCTTCGTTTTTCTGCCTTGCAGTTGATTTGGTGAGGAAACCGAATCATGTGTCCCCAGAGTTTCCCCTATTTCGGATTTGCAGTATTCATCCCCCGATGTCATTTAATAGGGCCCTCTGCCTCCTACATGGCTTGTGAGTTGGTAGTTAAATCCTGAGGTTGACCCAATTCAGATGCAGAGTTGTGGTGAGAGTACTGTTAGAAGTGGTGCTGTGTACTTCCAACAGAGAGCGTGGAATGCCTGTCTTTTTTGTGATGTTAGCAACCTCACCTGCTAATACCTGCTTTCCCAAAGAATCTCAGATTGATGCTTGAAGGTGTAACATTTGCTGTGCTCCAAGTTTTGCTGTGGTTGTTCTTGTTGATGGTGTTGAGTGGTCGGATGAGAAGAGAGAACAAGGAGGGTTTGAATGAACAGCTTTTGACAGTTTCGTGTTGTCTGCATTATCACTCTCCTTTTCCCTCAAGGATTTGACTTTTCTTGACAGGATGTCAGCTTGTCTTATtccgtttttgtttgttgttttttttttttttttttttttttttttttttttttggtcttttctagggccatacctgaagcatatagaggtttccaggttagaggtggaattggagctgtagccgtcagcctacaccagggccacagcaacgtgggatccgagtcgcatctgtgacctacaccacagctcagggcaatgccgatccttaaccccactgagcaaggccagggatcgaacctgcaatctcatggttcctagtcagattcattaaccattgagccaccacgggaactccagcttgtcTTATTAGTATGTAGCTTGAGATTCTTCTCCTGTTTGTTAAACTTACATaggattaaagagaaaattaaatgactttTTCATTTCAATAATACCCTAGAATAATAGTTAATAGAAGTTTTGAAACAAGCAGTAAAATAGTATCACCCCCTGCGCCCCCccaaaaattataacattttcttttaatatctaaAAGTGCAGCCTTAGCCATAAACCCAATTTCCAAAAAAGTTAGTAAGCATAGAAAATGTAGTTTTCAGCTCTTGTTTCGAGTTCTAGAAATAAACTTATCTagtaagtttaaatttttttaatttaaaaatttttattgaagtgtatttGCTGTTCAATATGATGTGTACAGTATAGTGCTTGACAGTTTTAAAGCTTATAGTCCATTTGcagatattataaaatactggctattaTAAAATTGTCTAAAATATTggccatgttgtacaatatattcttgtagcctattttatacctaatatttTGTACCTCTCGGTCCCCTACCCTTGTGGCTCCCCTCCGCCTTTCCCTCTCCTCAGCGGTAACCATTGgcttttttcttctgtgtctgtgagtctgcgtcttttttgttatagtcactagtGTATTTTTAGATTAATCGAGTAGATTTCAAAAAGGATTCATCCACAGCAGGTATATTGATGCCGTCTAGTCttgttatttttcctccttgGTGCATCTCAGTCTGAGAGTACAAATTTCTTGGGCGGCAAATGTAATTTCCGGCCCTTACGAGCATTGGGGGAAAAATCGTATATGGTTTAGTAGAAGGTTGCTCAGCATGCCTCTATGAACCTTCTAATTTCCTTATGGTTCTGAAATTCTTCTAGGAGCTCAAGGATAAACTGAATTCAGTCATTtcaaatttcttccttaaatatatcttttagagattgtttatttttaaaataagggtcACTGAATCATTTCGAAACAGTATTCGCGATCTTTGCATGCCTGCCACTCTGAATGGtttgtaacattttctttttttttttttttgctatttctttgggccgctcccgcggcatatggaggttcccaggctaggggtcgaatcgagctgtagccaccggcctacgccagagccacagcaatgcgggatccgagccgcgtctgcaacctacaccacagctcacgcaacgccgatcattaacccactgagcaaggtcagggactgaacccgcaacctcatggttcctagtcgattcgttaaccactgcgccacgatgggaactccaacattttcttttaatatctaaAAGTGCAGCCTTAGCCATAAAcccaatttccaaatattttttctttgctaaatgtagcaagtgcaaaaaaaaaaaaaaaatccacatttagATTAAGTAACTTGGTTACAtcccattaaaataaatactatcaTTGCAAAAAtctcaatgttaaaaaaaaaatcggctTTAACTATTAGCGcatgtttttaaagtatgaaacAGTTTCCATATGGAGAGTAGGCTTTTAGAATTTGTCGTAGTGAAATCTAATTCTAAATCTAACATTTGATGATTTTCTGATAATAAGACATTTATAACAACATTTTGAAGTATAGAAATTTAATGACTAAAACCTTTCTGAGTCCCAAGGctgcatttttcttaaaactcTTTACCCTCAGGCAGGGTTCAGTTCCCACCCTGACAGAAGTAGGTGAATGGGCGTCTCCTCGTGTTCTCTAGGTTTTAACAGTGGTGCCAGTGGCATCAGAAGTGTCTGTGTGTCCCCTCTCTCAGTCCTAGCTCGCAGAAACAGACGTTTTCTAAAGTTGCAGTGGTTTCTCTCCATTGTTAGGAAACTTAAACTTGAAAGAGAGCCCTAGGCTGTGAGTAACCCACTGGCAGCAGCAGTTACAGTCCCTGTCTGAGaccccaagatcaaggtgttaagagaaataccttttttttttttttttttaaagaggagtaACTTTTAGCAACACGGACTGCagtcacaaatattttctgagaacAAGACTTTGCACTGTGGAGCAGAGCAAAGAATGACAGATGCGTTTAGCCTGCATCTTTCTTCCCTGTTCAAAGTTGAGACtccctttggaaaaaaagaaaacagaatcatcTCTGATATGGAGCAAAGCCTGTGATGGTCTCTGTGCAGATGATTTGTCCAGccgaggctgtgtgtgtgtccgtgtccATCCGTCCTGTTGAGCTGGTGACTGGTCAGAGCTGCCTGCATAGGAAAAATAGGACCCCTCCTAGGAAAGTCTCCTGATTCAGAGCTCCTTGGGCAGCCTCTGAAGCCCTCAGCTGCAGAGCCCCAGTTGTGGGCTCGCCTTGATGAACTGCAATGGGAAGCCAGGCTGGCTTTGAGGCGGGGATACCTGCTGAGGCTGGAGCAGGGCAGTTCTGTCCCCAGAGAGCACTGCCTGGCGTCAGAGTGTTCAAGTTTCACTTAGAGGTAACGTCTCTTTACTGGTGGAAAATGATTTCAAATCTCATTGTTTtgagatgatttaaaaatttgaggATAAAATTGATGATTCACTTATGACATGTCCAGAGCAGGCTTGAACTTTGGGCTGGCTTTCCCTTGCTCAGTTCTATTTGGAGGTATCACCTTTGCCCCACTGGCGTGTGCTCAGAAagtaaataatcattttaatgttatattCGGCAAACAAGTTGACAGTGAACACAGGCTTTGAACACACAATAAAGTGAATGTACTTTGCCGATTGACATTGTCATGCCATAACCCTGCCTACATGAAAAAAAGCAGGTAAGAGGATTAAACAAAAATGGACTCCACTGCTTtatttccttgcattttttttccccatccaccCAATTCTTCCGTGTAGATACTGCAAGTCATAGGCTATGAAGTTTGACAATacccaaaagagaaggaaagcagaaaacGAGCGGAATTTGGCCACACGGTGTTTTTAATGTGAACTTTTTGTTTAAAGCAAATGCAGCCCTGAGGATTTGGCTACTGCATATAACAACAGGGGGCAAATCAAGTACTTCAGGGTTGATTTTTATGACGCCATGGACGACTACACCTCTGCCATAGAAGCCCAACCCGATTTTGAAGTTCCGTATTACAACAGAGGGTTGATACTGTATAGGCTGGGTAagaatcccccccccccttttgtccTTGACTGTATTCTCTGCCTTCTGAGCTCTCAAATGTTGCAAAACTAACATCGTAGTGTGAAAGGTATTCGAAATTCAGGTTTAGAGGCTGGAACAAAGGCAGTGTACCTGCATTTATGTGAGGCTTTCAAGAGGTGTGAGCGACCACAGCAGAGTGCTGGGGTGGGAATTGGACCTGGGTGCCCGCGTGACAATGACCCCATTACTTGTGCCTGTTCATCCCCAACTGCGAAACGAGGGTAATGCGATGATCCCCTGTGACACTTTGCCGAGTGAAAGTCTTTGAAGGCCCACGAGACAATATAAAGTGAAGGACTTTTAGATTCTTGGATTTAAGGACCTGTAGGGACTGTTTCTcatttaaagtgttaaaaagaatattgatttcctgtttttttaattttactataaGTATAGAAAATAGGAGACAGGATTTTGTAGAAATGTGGTGATGATTTAGGCTATTTGTCTGTTCAGTCCCCATACGTACACCCATAACTCACTGTAAGTGTGTTTCTTCTGTAAGGGTTTGCAAAATTGCTGTGATACACACATCCCTTTACCATTACTAAGAGGAAAAAATTCCTTTAGCAGGAGTGGTTGAAAGCTTGTAAATTATAAAAGCGAAAGTATGTGTATCCAAACTTTGCTGTGAATAATATGTAGAAATActcagctttttttctcttttcctttttttctttttttttggttctggtACAGGATGCTTTGATGATGCTTTGGAAGATTTCAAGAAAGTATTAGACTTAAATCCTGGATTTCAAGATGCTATCTTGAGCTTAAAACAGACTATTctagacaaagaagaaaagcaaagaagaaattactgaaaattttaacataattGTAATAGTCACTCATGGTTCTTGTGTGGCATCTCATTGCGTCTGATTGAAAGTGGGTGCTAAGCTCTTTTGATGTATATTTAATGTAAAGAGGTTCATGGCTTAGCACTGAAAGTGAAATGATGTATGTAAGGTAGTTAATTTTGGCTTGGGTAACTGTTGAATAGGCATGCTTTTATAAAGTGTAAATAAGTAATAACAATGTATAATTGTATATTATTCttacagtaaaatatttaaagaaatgtgaGGTATTTTCTTCAGTGGAACTATTTATTTTGCTGGGTTTTTATTCCCgaccttttatttaaaattttttacctcCACAGAAAATTGGAAGCAAAACGCAATAAACACTTACAAAGTGTTCACTTTGATTCATCACCGCTTGTTAGCATGGCGTCACATTTGCTTTTTcactatatttaaatatataacctTTGCTGAACCATTTGAAAATAAGCTGCAGATATCACAATACTTTACCCCTAATATTTCAGCCTGCATTTTCTAAGAACAGAGACAGCCTTCTTTACAGCCACAATACCATTATGATACCTCATAAAAATCATAATTCTATAATATCATGCATACCCAGCCCATATTCAAATTCCCCAATTGTTTCCAAAATGTCTTGTATAGCTTTTTATTTCTAGGTCTGGAGTCAATCACGTTACATTGCATTTTGTTGTTAAGTCTCTTTGTGTCCTTTTAATCTGCAATAGTTCCCTGCCCATTTTCTCCCCATAGCATTCACTTTGAGAGCAAAGCTATTTTTATACAGCTGGCTAGAGACATATAACACTTggacttaaaaataaacacatgtctTACCTGAGAGCCATTGGAAAGAATTCATTTGCACTTGATTTTCTCTGGTGATCATTGATAAGGTAGGTTAAGATTTAAATATCAAACACAGTTTTCTGTCTCTGGATAATGACCGTAATTATTGCCATCAATCCACCACTACCGAGTAATCTCTATAAGCCAAGCGCTGTTCAAAGTCTATGTAATAAATTGTGAGTGCATTGGGGGGTGGTTGGAGAGGTGACGAAAAGCACTTAGTTAAATagaaggcttttttaaaaaaatctattgtatttGGGTGCTGCCAACAAACGATTAGGCTGTGATGAAGCTTTCAAGAACTGGGAAGAATTTGAAGAGAAAACAAGCCAGAGCCAGCCGTGTCTCacctacgttttttttttttgggcgggggAGTAGTTTATGGTTGAGATTTGGCTTTCAAAGATACAGATCCTGCACCTTGGGCTCTCCCAGACTAGTTTAT
It encodes the following:
- the TTC32 gene encoding LOW QUALITY PROTEIN: tetratricopeptide repeat protein 32 (The sequence of the model RefSeq protein was modified relative to this genomic sequence to represent the inferred CDS: inserted 1 base in 1 codon): MEGQQGQESPVTLARAQXHFKKGEYAEAEALYSAYIRQCACAGSEGAAPWSKCSPEDLATAYNNRGQIKYFRVDFYDAMDDYTSAIEAQPDFEVPYYNRGLILYRLGCFDDALEDFKKVLDLNPGFQDAILSLKQTILDKEEKQRRNY